The window TATGCTGGCAATAAGTTTTAGGGCTTCTTCGTGGTTTAGGCATTCTTGGTTCTGGATGTAGGGTTCTTTCCCCGGTATTTGGTGTTTTATAAAGGATCCTTGGATGCCGATCCTTTCTACCGCACCCGATCCAAGAATAGAATTTGCTTTCCAATCGAAAACTTTGTATTTAATTGACGAGCTGCCACAATTGAGGGCTAGTATTTTCATCTGCATTTATGATATAATAAATAAAGGTTATTTTCAAGGCAATGAACAAGGTTAAAAGCCTTAAAACAAAGGATCTTCTAGGACTGCGCTTTCTTGCCGCAGAAGATATCAATTTAATCCTCGACACAGCCTCATCAATGAAGGAAGTCATGCAGCGGCCTGTTCGCCGCGTCCCCGCACTTTTGGGAAAAAACATCGTCACCCTTTTCTATGAACCATCGACCCGCACCCGCACAAGCTTCGATGTAGCCGCAAAAAACTTGTCCGCGAATACGACAAACATTGCATTAGCGCAAAGCAGTGTAACAAAGGGTGAAACATTAATTGATACCGCAAGAAATCTGGAAGTCATGGGTTATGACGGCGTGATCATTAGGCACTCAATGTCCGGAGCTCCGCATTTATTGGCAAAAAACATTAAGGGATGTGTAGTCAATGCGGGGGACGGATGCAACGAACATCCGACGCAAGGGCTTCTTGATATTTTCACGATGCAGGAGAAAAAAGGAAATCTCGCAGGGAAAAAGATCGTTATCGTCGGCGATATTTTGCATTCAAGAGTTGCCCGAAGCAACATTTGGGCGCTAACAAAGCTTGGAGCAAAAGTTACTCTAGTGGCTCCACCAACCCTACTTCCTGCAGGTATTGAGACGCTTGGATGTAATGTCAGTTACAAACTTGATGATTCGATAGGGGATGCGGATTTTATAAATGTATTAAGAATTCAGTTGGAAAGACAAGGCGAAACATTCTTCCCATCACTTGAGGAATACCACAAACTTTACGGTATTACATCTGAAAGACTGAAAAAAGCGCCAAAAGATGTAGTTGTTATGCATCCGGGCCCTGTCAATCGCGGGGTAGAGCTCTCATCTGAAGTTATGGACGGGCCTTTCAATGTGATACTTGAGCAAGTTACAAACGGCGTCGCGGTCAGGATGGCTGTGCTTTTTCTTCTACTCTCCGGCAAAAAGCCGATGCTGTCTTCGAAATGATATTTATAAGGATTTTAGCTTGTTTTTAGCAGATATAAACTTTTGTCTATTAATCTAGATGCTTATAAACCGCCATTTTAAAATTCCGCAGTGTTTGATCGATATTAGTAACTAGAGGTTTAAGTGCTTCCCATTTAAGTGCGAATCCGTAACCATGAATGAAAAAGTGCCTGAATGAAAGATATTCCGCCAAAGTGGCGCAAAGGTCAGGAGAGAGAATGTCTGCTTCAACGGAAGCTTTTAATAGATCTTTATGCCAAGACACTCCTTCTTTTGCTTTTATCTTTTTCAATGCCAGCAGTCTTTTTAGGATGTTTTCTATCCCGTTATAAAAATTATGAATGAAAGTTGCGAAAGCTGCCAGTTCTCCAGTGGAATAATCAAACCTGCCAAGTTTATATATTACAGCAATTTCTGCCAATGTTGCATCGATGTT is drawn from Candidatus Saganbacteria bacterium and contains these coding sequences:
- a CDS encoding aspartate carbamoyltransferase catalytic subunit, with protein sequence MNKVKSLKTKDLLGLRFLAAEDINLILDTASSMKEVMQRPVRRVPALLGKNIVTLFYEPSTRTRTSFDVAAKNLSANTTNIALAQSSVTKGETLIDTARNLEVMGYDGVIIRHSMSGAPHLLAKNIKGCVVNAGDGCNEHPTQGLLDIFTMQEKKGNLAGKKIVIVGDILHSRVARSNIWALTKLGAKVTLVAPPTLLPAGIETLGCNVSYKLDDSIGDADFINVLRIQLERQGETFFPSLEEYHKLYGITSERLKKAPKDVVVMHPGPVNRGVELSSEVMDGPFNVILEQVTNGVAVRMAVLFLLLSGKKPMLSSK